In a single window of the Aminomonas paucivorans DSM 12260 genome:
- a CDS encoding ABC transporter substrate-binding protein produces MTPRRLLPGLLVFLLLWGGIPAEAQPRRVTLTLQWYPQTQFAGYYMARAKGFYQRRGLDVVLRRGGADVDGPRDLAEGRTQFVTLFLTGALAFRSPELPLVNVGQIVNRGNVLIVAKRKSRILKVEDLDGRRMSLWGDHFSGAYRQLFEARRIWPVVVPQFFSVELFLRGAVDACSAMTYNEYLRILQAGWRPEDLTVISLRDQGCDFPEDGLYCLESTWRKDPGLCRDLLEASLEGWRYAAAHPDEAVALVEAEADRAGYTVNSLLLRKMLLAILPSVFPSGKDRWVPGRLSREDYERTAAMMGEVALLPGGVVPYERFVPYASDPSWGRWTGREGIGNAP; encoded by the coding sequence ATGACCCCCCGGAGGCTCCTTCCGGGGCTTCTGGTCTTTCTCCTGCTGTGGGGGGGCATTCCGGCGGAGGCCCAGCCCCGCCGGGTGACCCTGACCCTCCAGTGGTACCCCCAGACCCAGTTTGCGGGGTACTACATGGCCCGGGCCAAGGGCTTCTACCAGCGCCGGGGCCTCGACGTGGTCCTCCGCCGGGGGGGCGCGGACGTGGACGGCCCCCGGGACCTGGCGGAAGGGCGGACCCAGTTCGTCACCCTCTTCCTCACCGGGGCCCTGGCCTTCCGCTCCCCGGAGCTGCCCCTGGTGAACGTGGGACAGATCGTCAACCGGGGCAACGTCCTCATCGTGGCCAAGAGGAAAAGCCGCATCCTGAAGGTGGAGGACCTGGACGGGCGGCGCATGAGCCTCTGGGGGGACCACTTCTCCGGGGCCTACCGGCAGCTCTTCGAGGCCCGCCGGATCTGGCCCGTGGTGGTGCCCCAGTTCTTCTCCGTGGAGCTGTTCCTCCGAGGGGCCGTGGATGCCTGCAGCGCCATGACCTACAACGAGTACCTGCGCATCCTCCAGGCGGGGTGGCGCCCCGAGGATCTCACGGTGATCTCCCTGCGGGATCAGGGGTGTGACTTCCCCGAGGACGGCCTCTACTGCCTGGAGTCCACCTGGAGGAAGGACCCGGGGCTCTGCCGGGACCTCCTGGAGGCCTCCCTGGAGGGGTGGCGCTACGCCGCCGCCCACCCCGACGAGGCGGTGGCCCTCGTCGAGGCGGAGGCGGACCGGGCGGGATACACCGTCAACTCCCTGCTCCTGCGCAAGATGCTCCTCGCCATCCTCCCCTCGGTCTTTCCCTCCGGAAAGGACCGATGGGTCCCCGGGCGGCTCTCCCGGGAGGACTACGAGCGAACCGCCGCCATGATGGGGGAGGTCGCCCTCCTCCCCGGCGGGGTGGTGCCCTACGAGCGCTTCGTCCCCTACGCCTCCGACCCCTCCTGGGGACGGTGGACCGGAAGGGAGGGCATCGGGAATGCGCCTTAG
- a CDS encoding ATP-binding protein: protein MERTWPASLDSLEEIRAFILERAEALLPPPKVMHLDLAVEEIVVNICSYAYEIPPGEVTVRLKESDEALEADFLDNGVPFDPLAVEEPDVTRPLEERQKGGLGILLVRRVMDEVHYRREAGRNVLRVVVKK from the coding sequence ATGGAGCGCACCTGGCCCGCGTCGCTGGACTCTCTGGAGGAAATCCGCGCCTTCATCCTGGAACGGGCGGAGGCGCTGCTGCCTCCCCCCAAGGTGATGCACCTGGACCTGGCGGTGGAGGAGATCGTGGTGAACATCTGCTCCTACGCCTACGAGATCCCCCCGGGGGAGGTGACGGTGCGCCTCAAGGAGTCCGACGAGGCCCTGGAGGCGGACTTTCTGGACAACGGGGTGCCCTTCGACCCCCTGGCGGTAGAGGAGCCCGACGTCACCCGCCCCCTGGAGGAACGCCAGAAGGGGGGGCTGGGGATCCTGCTGGTGCGCCGGGTCATGGACGAGGTGCACTACCGGAGGGAGGCGGGCCGCAACGTGCTGCGGGTGGTGGTGAAAAAATGA
- a CDS encoding SpoIIE family protein phosphatase has translation MRLRPLGIAGRLALLTMLGAGCLFLVVAGYGYVSSQRALEREFRLRMENLGEATAARIRRIPLGAEAVTRDLATILRFFRPSPQQLPEMMRRLLESHPEVSGLFVGYSRSLRDPALRDFCPTVYRRGEEVVYQDLRGTLDWTVWDWYQLPLQLRKPVWTEPSFSGKGGDGRRVVDYCIPLYDDQWQYLASIGAEIELRWLTDVLSDIPVGDRGYLFLVTPNGTLVSHPNESWIMKETLFTVAEREGNPRKEELGRKMRDGGRGLEAFSDPRTGKDYLLYYQPIEGMGWSLGIVFPKEEVLAGLTRQSRTQLLLGLLGMGGMLLVALSVAGRITRPIRALDAAAQVVASGDLHAPLPGIEGHDEVAHLAASFGAMRDSLLRHMRELAATTAKQERIASELDIARSIQMSLVPRTFPAFPDRRDFDLHARLEPAREVGGDFYDFFMTDPHHLLLVVGDVSGKGVPAALFMAVTRSFMKAFSAEAPGPGALLGAVNDAIAEGNDACMFVTLFCVLVDLRDGSFRYARGGHNLPWRLGPEGVRFLEPVSGILVGFSAGASFQEGGGRLAPGEALFLYTDGVTEALNPKEELLGEERVREWLEELVDRGSEELLEELRRRIQDFASGADQSDDITLLCFRYRGQG, from the coding sequence ATGCGCCTTAGGCCCCTGGGCATCGCGGGCCGCCTGGCCCTCCTGACCATGCTGGGGGCGGGGTGCCTCTTCCTGGTGGTGGCCGGGTACGGCTACGTCTCCTCCCAACGGGCCCTGGAGCGGGAGTTCCGCCTGCGCATGGAAAACCTGGGGGAGGCCACCGCCGCCCGGATCCGCCGCATCCCCCTGGGGGCGGAGGCGGTGACCCGGGACCTGGCGACGATCCTGCGGTTCTTCCGCCCCTCCCCCCAGCAGCTTCCGGAGATGATGCGCCGTCTCCTGGAATCCCACCCGGAGGTCTCGGGGCTCTTCGTGGGCTACTCCCGCTCCCTGCGGGATCCCGCCCTGCGGGACTTCTGCCCCACGGTGTACCGCCGGGGGGAGGAGGTGGTCTACCAGGACCTCCGGGGGACCCTGGACTGGACCGTCTGGGACTGGTACCAGCTTCCCCTGCAGCTCCGCAAGCCCGTCTGGACGGAGCCCTCCTTCTCCGGCAAGGGCGGGGACGGGCGCCGGGTGGTGGACTACTGCATCCCCCTCTACGACGACCAATGGCAGTACCTGGCCTCCATCGGGGCGGAGATCGAACTCCGTTGGCTGACCGACGTCCTCTCGGACATCCCCGTGGGGGATCGGGGTTACCTCTTCCTGGTCACCCCCAACGGCACCCTGGTGTCCCATCCCAACGAATCGTGGATCATGAAGGAGACCCTCTTCACCGTGGCGGAGCGGGAGGGAAACCCCCGGAAAGAGGAACTGGGCCGGAAGATGCGGGACGGGGGCCGGGGGCTGGAGGCGTTTTCGGATCCCCGGACGGGGAAGGACTACCTGCTCTACTACCAGCCCATCGAGGGCATGGGGTGGTCCCTGGGCATCGTGTTCCCGAAGGAGGAGGTGCTGGCGGGCCTGACCCGTCAGAGCCGCACCCAGCTCCTCCTGGGACTGCTGGGCATGGGGGGCATGCTCCTGGTGGCCCTGTCCGTGGCCGGACGCATCACCCGCCCCATCCGGGCCCTGGACGCGGCGGCCCAGGTGGTGGCCTCCGGGGACCTGCACGCGCCCCTGCCCGGCATCGAGGGGCACGACGAGGTGGCCCACCTGGCGGCCTCCTTCGGGGCCATGCGGGACAGCCTCCTGCGGCACATGAGGGAGCTGGCGGCCACCACGGCCAAGCAGGAGCGCATCGCCAGCGAGCTGGACATCGCCCGGTCCATCCAGATGAGCCTGGTCCCCCGGACCTTCCCCGCCTTCCCGGATCGGAGGGACTTCGACCTCCACGCCCGCCTGGAGCCCGCCCGGGAGGTGGGGGGGGACTTCTACGACTTCTTCATGACCGACCCCCATCACCTGCTCCTGGTGGTGGGGGACGTGTCGGGCAAGGGGGTCCCGGCGGCGCTGTTCATGGCGGTGACCAGGAGCTTCATGAAGGCCTTCTCCGCCGAGGCCCCGGGTCCGGGAGCCCTCCTGGGGGCGGTGAACGACGCCATCGCCGAGGGTAACGACGCATGCATGTTCGTCACCCTCTTCTGCGTCCTGGTGGACCTGCGGGACGGCTCCTTCCGCTACGCCCGGGGAGGGCACAACCTACCCTGGCGGCTGGGGCCCGAGGGGGTCCGGTTCCTGGAGCCCGTCTCGGGGATCCTGGTGGGCTTTTCCGCCGGGGCCTCCTTCCAGGAGGGAGGTGGGCGGCTGGCCCCGGGGGAGGCCCTGTTCCTCTACACCGACGGGGTGACGGAGGCCCTGAACCCGAAGGAGGAGCTTCTGGGGGAGGAGCGGGTCCGGGAATGGCTCGAGGAGCTGGTGGACCGGGGCAGCGAGGAACTCCTGGAGGAGCTGCGGCGCCGGATCCAGGACTTCGCCTCCGGGGCGGACCAGTCCGACGACATCACCCTGCTCTGCTTCCGGTACCGGGGGCAGGGGTAG
- a CDS encoding RsiV family protein, protein MAHHKSTTRRILGGCLTALLLLGLTLPGAEAAGRARLRVLDLNLKTRVGTATIQYLRILGGVDTGVRKGLNTLFRKQALEKQEEEKTSFAETPEVLQNMKDRGWGPGSMERTVKVTRNRGGILSFTLTDSEYVPGMAHPNPGFGALTVDLATGETVRAEQVFLPQAAWRPAVDREVRRQFQASGKTLLPDVPFPAPEAYEKNFYLTDKPKRGVVFYWSYYDFTPYSEGLSTFFVPFDLLGDAVAPRFR, encoded by the coding sequence ATGGCACACCACAAAAGCACGACGCGGCGGATCCTGGGGGGGTGCCTGACGGCGCTCCTGCTCCTGGGGCTGACCCTTCCCGGGGCGGAGGCGGCGGGCCGGGCCCGCCTGCGGGTGCTGGACCTGAACCTCAAGACCCGGGTGGGCACCGCCACGATCCAGTACCTGCGGATCCTCGGGGGGGTGGACACGGGGGTGCGCAAGGGCCTCAACACCCTCTTCCGCAAACAGGCCCTGGAGAAGCAGGAGGAGGAAAAGACCTCCTTCGCGGAAACCCCGGAGGTCCTGCAGAACATGAAGGACCGGGGATGGGGCCCCGGCTCCATGGAGCGAACCGTGAAGGTGACCCGGAACCGGGGGGGCATCCTGAGCTTCACCCTGACGGACTCGGAGTACGTCCCCGGCATGGCCCACCCCAACCCGGGCTTCGGAGCCCTCACCGTGGACCTGGCCACGGGGGAGACGGTGCGGGCGGAGCAGGTCTTCCTGCCCCAGGCCGCCTGGCGCCCCGCGGTGGATCGGGAGGTGCGCCGCCAGTTCCAGGCATCGGGGAAGACCCTGCTCCCCGACGTCCCCTTCCCCGCCCCGGAGGCCTACGAGAAGAACTTCTACCTCACGGACAAACCGAAGCGGGGCGTGGTCTTCTACTGGAGCTACTACGACTTCACCCCCTACAGCGAGGGGCTTTCCACCTTCTTCGTGCCCTTCGACCTCCTGGGGGACGCGGTGGCCCCCCGGTTCCGCTAG
- a CDS encoding DEAD/DEAH box helicase: METLPPASPGSPQGEEPRIALHLSFWRGRAWLWGERAFPWEEPGPRHPGDAGREGLREVLKRLGAGVRVSLSRVETPWAWLPTRGALPLPSSPLLGEPKGRGTVRLRPHGVTALGLEAGELFDLLAALAEGTPPGIGGDASLVWWGRLAREAANLGIREACLPGLVRGDRGWEARWIPLPDEEAQQALDRLAVSLPGVARCLGEGTKTPPETAPRFLAETAAGWLADALGRSGPVPFPPRFPGPRESLHDAWLEALGAPDPVVPWPEEGELEDFAARLDRWRRPLEILARSPLRLVFRLLEPEDGEGRGPWRVEYLLQPRWDPSLLVPLGALWRKEEVSRTLGLGEGEEAFVRLALEQAAPICPEVEASLEDPHPEGFATDLEGAAGFLARGAEALRGAGFPVLLPSWWLGRGEGRRLTLRGVVRTGVAAPAGTSLEDLVALDLQASLGEEVLEPEELEALARAKAPLVRRRGRWFWADREQIETALRFLAARRGEPRTVRDLLEATLGSPRPFGGVELASLEAEGDLGELLRLAAGSAPLPPASQPEGFRGTLRPYQLRGLAWMAFLRRWGLGACLADDMGLGKTAQALALIQRDREEGRTDPVLLVCPTSVIHTWTAEAARFVPDLPLRVHHGPDRPRGRAFVTSLAGAGLVVTSYALLQRDGETLRRVAWGGVILDEAQNVKNPDTAQFRAARSLRAGFRLALTGTPVENHVGDLWSLFEFLNPGLLGGREAFRREFFRPIQVWGDDGAATALRRRTGPFILRRLKTDRSVLPDLPEKVVSREFCTLTVEQASLYRAVLDRGEERVAESQGMTRRGEVLALLTRLKQVCNHPAHFLGDGSPLEGRSGKLARLVELLAQVREQGECALVFSQFAEMGGLLRDYLQRRLGEEVLFLHGGVPRVRRDEMVERFQGEGGPGVFVLSLKAGGTGLTLSRANHVVHYDRWWNPAVEDQATDRAYRIGQRKNVFVHPLIVAGTLEERIDALLESKADLADRVVGAGERWLTELGDRDLHALLALDRNATEE; the protein is encoded by the coding sequence GTGGAGACCCTGCCCCCGGCTTCGCCGGGTTCCCCGCAGGGGGAAGAGCCCCGGATCGCCCTGCACCTGTCCTTCTGGCGGGGGCGGGCCTGGCTGTGGGGAGAACGGGCCTTCCCCTGGGAGGAGCCGGGGCCCCGACACCCCGGAGACGCGGGGAGGGAGGGGCTTCGGGAGGTCCTGAAGCGCCTGGGGGCGGGGGTTCGGGTCTCCCTCTCCCGGGTGGAAACCCCCTGGGCCTGGCTGCCCACCCGGGGCGCCCTGCCCCTTCCCTCCTCCCCCCTGCTGGGGGAGCCGAAGGGACGGGGGACGGTCCGCCTGCGCCCCCACGGGGTGACCGCCCTGGGGCTGGAGGCGGGGGAGCTGTTTGACCTGCTGGCGGCCCTGGCGGAGGGGACGCCCCCGGGGATCGGGGGGGACGCCTCCCTGGTCTGGTGGGGGCGGCTGGCCCGGGAGGCGGCGAACCTGGGGATCCGGGAGGCCTGCCTTCCCGGCCTGGTGCGGGGGGATCGGGGCTGGGAAGCCCGGTGGATCCCCCTTCCCGACGAGGAGGCCCAGCAGGCCCTGGACCGCCTGGCCGTCTCCCTGCCCGGGGTGGCCCGGTGTCTGGGGGAAGGGACAAAGACCCCTCCGGAGACGGCCCCCCGGTTCCTGGCGGAGACTGCGGCGGGGTGGCTGGCCGATGCCCTGGGGCGCTCGGGTCCCGTGCCTTTTCCCCCCCGCTTTCCCGGCCCTCGGGAGAGCCTGCACGATGCCTGGCTGGAGGCCCTGGGGGCCCCGGACCCGGTGGTCCCCTGGCCGGAGGAGGGGGAGCTGGAGGACTTCGCCGCCCGGCTGGACCGGTGGCGCCGTCCCCTGGAGATCCTGGCCCGTTCCCCCCTGCGGCTGGTCTTCCGCCTCCTGGAGCCGGAGGACGGGGAGGGGCGGGGGCCCTGGCGGGTGGAGTACTTGCTCCAGCCCCGATGGGACCCGAGTCTCCTGGTGCCCCTGGGGGCGCTCTGGAGGAAGGAGGAGGTTTCCCGGACCCTGGGGCTGGGGGAGGGGGAGGAGGCCTTCGTCCGGCTGGCCCTGGAACAGGCCGCTCCCATCTGCCCGGAGGTGGAGGCCAGCCTGGAGGACCCGCACCCCGAGGGTTTCGCCACGGACCTGGAGGGGGCCGCGGGGTTTCTCGCTCGGGGGGCGGAGGCCCTGCGGGGCGCGGGGTTCCCGGTGCTGCTGCCCTCCTGGTGGCTGGGACGGGGGGAGGGGCGTCGCCTGACCCTCCGGGGGGTCGTCCGGACGGGGGTCGCCGCCCCCGCCGGGACGTCCCTGGAGGACCTGGTGGCCCTGGACCTTCAGGCCTCCCTGGGGGAGGAGGTCCTGGAGCCGGAGGAGCTGGAGGCCTTGGCTCGGGCCAAGGCCCCCCTGGTGCGCCGCCGGGGACGGTGGTTCTGGGCGGACCGGGAGCAGATCGAGACGGCCCTGCGGTTCCTGGCCGCCCGAAGGGGAGAACCCCGGACGGTGCGGGACCTGCTGGAGGCGACCCTGGGTTCCCCCCGTCCCTTCGGGGGGGTGGAGCTGGCCTCCCTGGAGGCAGAGGGAGATCTGGGGGAACTGCTCCGGCTGGCGGCGGGAAGCGCCCCCCTCCCCCCGGCCTCCCAGCCCGAGGGGTTCCGGGGGACCCTGCGTCCCTACCAGCTTCGGGGCCTGGCCTGGATGGCCTTCCTCCGGCGCTGGGGCCTGGGGGCCTGCCTGGCGGACGACATGGGGCTGGGCAAGACCGCCCAGGCCCTGGCCCTGATCCAGAGGGACCGGGAGGAGGGGCGCACCGACCCGGTGCTGCTGGTGTGCCCCACCTCGGTGATCCACACCTGGACCGCCGAGGCGGCCCGCTTCGTCCCGGACCTGCCCCTGCGGGTGCACCACGGGCCGGACCGGCCCCGGGGGCGGGCCTTCGTCACCTCCCTGGCGGGGGCGGGCCTGGTGGTGACCAGCTACGCCCTGCTCCAGCGGGACGGGGAAACCCTGCGCCGGGTCGCCTGGGGCGGGGTGATCCTGGACGAGGCCCAGAACGTGAAGAACCCCGACACGGCCCAGTTCCGGGCCGCCCGGAGCCTCCGGGCGGGCTTCCGCCTGGCCCTGACGGGCACGCCGGTGGAGAACCACGTGGGGGATCTGTGGTCCCTCTTCGAGTTCCTCAACCCGGGGCTGCTGGGGGGGCGGGAGGCCTTCCGACGGGAGTTCTTCCGCCCCATCCAGGTGTGGGGGGACGATGGGGCCGCCACCGCCCTGCGCCGCCGCACGGGGCCCTTCATCCTCCGGCGGCTCAAGACGGACCGGTCCGTGCTGCCGGACCTGCCGGAGAAGGTGGTGTCCCGGGAGTTCTGCACCCTCACGGTGGAACAGGCCTCCCTGTACCGGGCGGTGCTGGACCGGGGGGAGGAACGGGTGGCGGAGTCCCAGGGCATGACCCGGCGGGGGGAGGTGCTGGCCCTGCTGACCCGGCTGAAGCAGGTGTGCAACCACCCCGCCCACTTCCTGGGGGACGGCTCCCCCCTGGAGGGGCGCTCCGGAAAGCTGGCCCGGCTGGTGGAGCTGCTGGCTCAGGTCCGGGAGCAGGGGGAATGCGCCCTGGTGTTCAGCCAGTTCGCCGAGATGGGGGGACTCCTGCGGGACTACCTCCAGCGCCGCCTGGGGGAGGAGGTGCTCTTCCTCCACGGGGGGGTGCCCCGGGTCCGACGGGACGAGATGGTGGAGCGGTTCCAGGGGGAGGGAGGCCCGGGGGTCTTCGTGCTCTCCCTCAAGGCGGGGGGGACGGGGCTCACCCTCTCCCGGGCGAACCACGTGGTGCACTACGACCGCTGGTGGAACCCGGCGGTGGAGGATCAGGCCACGGACCGGGCCTACCGCATCGGCCAGAGGAAGAACGTCTTCGTGCACCCCCTCATCGTGGCGGGCACCCTGGAGGAGCGCATCGACGCCCTCCTGGAGAGCAAGGCGGATCTGGCGGACCGGGTGGTGGGGGCGGGGGAGCGGTGGCTCACGGAGCTGGGGGATCGGGACCTCCACGCCCTGCTGGCCCTGGACCGAAACGCGACGGAGGAGTGA
- a CDS encoding ABC transporter ATP-binding protein produces the protein MLDLQGLVKTFHPGTENEVRALQGVDLLVEEGSFVVVIGTNGSGKSTLQNAVSGSFLVDSGSIRLAGRDITRWPEHRRASLIGRVFQNPFSGTAPSMSVGENLALALRRGQRRTLGRNAFLRGREALADRVRRLGMGLEDRLENEIGSLSGGQRQALTLLMATLRRPELLLLDEHTAALDPRAADSVIRLTDDLVREGKLTTLMVTHSMQQAVGLGDRLVMMHRGRVVADLRGEEKRRLRPSDLLDRFDEIKRREQIDASVAEMLRETYV, from the coding sequence ATGCTTGACCTGCAAGGTTTGGTGAAGACCTTCCATCCCGGCACGGAGAACGAGGTCCGGGCCCTCCAGGGGGTGGACCTCCTGGTGGAGGAGGGATCCTTCGTGGTGGTCATCGGCACCAACGGCTCCGGGAAGTCCACCCTCCAGAACGCCGTGTCCGGGAGCTTCCTCGTGGACTCCGGGAGCATCCGCCTGGCGGGGCGGGACATCACCCGCTGGCCGGAGCACCGGAGGGCCTCCCTCATCGGCCGGGTGTTCCAGAACCCCTTCAGCGGCACCGCCCCCTCCATGTCCGTGGGGGAGAACCTGGCCCTGGCGCTGCGCCGGGGGCAGCGGCGCACCCTGGGGCGCAACGCCTTCCTGCGGGGCCGGGAGGCCCTGGCGGATCGGGTGCGGCGTCTGGGCATGGGGCTGGAGGACCGGCTGGAGAACGAGATCGGGTCCCTCTCCGGGGGGCAGCGTCAGGCCCTGACGCTCCTCATGGCCACCCTGCGGCGCCCGGAGCTGCTGCTGCTGGACGAGCACACCGCCGCCCTGGACCCCCGGGCTGCGGACAGCGTCATCCGCCTCACCGACGACCTGGTGCGGGAGGGGAAGCTCACCACCCTCATGGTGACCCACTCCATGCAGCAGGCCGTGGGCCTGGGGGACCGGCTCGTCATGATGCACCGGGGGCGCGTGGTGGCGGACCTTCGGGGGGAGGAGAAGCGTCGCCTGCGCCCCTCGGACCTGCTGGACCGGTTCGACGAGATCAAGAGGCGGGAACAGATCGACGCCTCCGTGGCGGAGATGCTCCGGGAGACCTACGTATAG
- a CDS encoding DUF6953 family protein has product MRDRELAEWMLEEVNRDGVLTQDRVIREILETTGGEFACINRGGNWAVSRVLREAFRKLAGDSVTWDEAHRCWRKAVPPAEEPRS; this is encoded by the coding sequence ATGAGGGATCGGGAACTGGCGGAGTGGATGCTGGAGGAAGTGAACCGGGACGGGGTGCTGACCCAGGACCGGGTGATCCGGGAGATCCTGGAGACCACCGGCGGGGAGTTCGCCTGCATCAACCGGGGGGGAAACTGGGCGGTGTCTCGGGTGCTCCGGGAGGCCTTCCGGAAGCTGGCGGGGGATTCGGTGACCTGGGACGAGGCCCATCGATGCTGGCGGAAGGCGGTTCCCCCGGCGGAGGAGCCGAGGAGCTAG
- a CDS encoding APC family permease has protein sequence MERKKLGVPALAGLLVGPVLGSGVILLPPLALEGAGSASVAAWVVTLGIMGIFAGVTAALCLRYPGDGGLTEAVGAAFGPGAREACGWLLLGAVCFGPAAVLLTAGQYLARAFPVPGGEVGGAVLLLLLALGLLLRRVTFVGTLALGASTLIGAVLFAGSLGVLLHPAPAVPLPPPSPLAFGRVLVLLFWAVIGWEILGNYTGEIENPRRTVPRAAGLAFGAVTGIYLVLVKALPRAAASGGGLPSLADLLRPLFGGTAEGLLALLGTLLCLCTYLMVVGGVARLGVSMAERGRLPRFLGTRNAQGAPAAAAATLCGIHALGLGATALGAVDVAFLVGAANGLFLLNALLVVAAGARLLPGRPSRWASGFLALCFGGLFCLADRGALLAVAAALLLSLLDLSPRRAVAPRPCGVLPGGETAEASSGA, from the coding sequence ATGGAACGGAAGAAACTGGGAGTGCCGGCCCTGGCGGGGCTGCTGGTGGGGCCGGTGCTGGGGTCGGGGGTGATCCTGCTGCCTCCCCTGGCCCTGGAGGGGGCGGGGAGCGCCTCCGTGGCAGCCTGGGTCGTGACCCTGGGCATCATGGGGATCTTCGCGGGGGTGACGGCGGCGCTGTGTCTGCGCTACCCCGGGGACGGGGGGCTCACGGAGGCGGTGGGGGCGGCCTTCGGCCCCGGGGCCCGGGAGGCCTGCGGGTGGCTTCTTCTGGGGGCGGTGTGCTTCGGCCCTGCGGCGGTGCTGCTCACCGCAGGGCAGTACCTGGCCCGGGCCTTTCCCGTGCCCGGAGGAGAGGTGGGGGGCGCCGTTCTGCTCCTGCTCCTCGCCCTGGGGCTGCTGCTGCGCCGGGTGACCTTCGTGGGGACCCTGGCCCTGGGGGCGTCCACCCTCATCGGGGCGGTGCTCTTCGCGGGCAGTCTGGGGGTGCTGCTGCACCCCGCCCCGGCGGTTCCCCTGCCCCCGCCCTCTCCCCTGGCCTTCGGCCGGGTGCTGGTGCTGCTTTTCTGGGCGGTGATCGGCTGGGAGATCCTGGGGAACTACACCGGGGAGATCGAGAACCCCCGGCGAACCGTCCCCCGGGCCGCGGGGCTGGCCTTCGGGGCGGTGACGGGGATCTACCTGGTCCTGGTGAAGGCGCTGCCCCGGGCGGCCGCCTCGGGGGGCGGGCTGCCCTCCCTGGCGGATCTGCTGCGTCCCCTCTTCGGGGGGACGGCGGAGGGGTTGCTGGCGCTTCTGGGGACGCTGCTTTGCCTGTGCACCTACCTCATGGTGGTGGGAGGGGTGGCGCGCCTGGGGGTCTCCATGGCGGAGCGGGGGCGGCTGCCCCGGTTCCTGGGGACCCGCAATGCCCAGGGAGCCCCCGCGGCGGCGGCGGCGACCCTCTGCGGCATCCACGCCCTGGGCCTGGGGGCCACCGCCCTGGGGGCGGTGGACGTGGCCTTCCTGGTGGGGGCGGCCAACGGCCTCTTCCTGCTGAACGCCCTGCTGGTGGTGGCGGCGGGGGCGCGGCTGCTTCCGGGACGTCCCTCCCGATGGGCCTCGGGGTTTCTGGCCCTGTGTTTCGGGGGGCTTTTCTGCCTGGCGGACCGGGGGGCCCTCCTGGCGGTGGCGGCGGCGCTGCTGCTGTCCCTGCTGGATCTGTCCCCCCGGAGAGCGGTGGCCCCACGGCCCTGCGGGGTCCTCCCGGGAGGGGAGACGGCGGAGGCCTCCTCGGGGGCGTAG
- a CDS encoding LysR family transcriptional regulator, which translates to METRFLETFRTAADLGSFTLAARRLGYSQSTVSAQIQALEVEAGTPLFDRSGRRLALTEEGRGMLDLAEEMLALQRRIPHLAGDPLEPQGDLSVAAAESITVARLGDVLGPFRHRHPRVLVRLRNATCSAMTDWVLHGEADLAFIILPTVRHPDLESLSLVEEELLFVGPPEAEEDLLLRALEEGRLEEGFIFTEQGCSYRTLAEHLFRRHGVVLEHTLELWSMEAIGQCVTSGLGIALMPRVYARGGIEAGRYRALKAPPLEEPFRTQVVWRRNRRLSPGAREFLRLTREAAEGWRAAGKLSTHPSTEGCTTPSPPGSGLPQGV; encoded by the coding sequence ATGGAGACCCGGTTTCTGGAGACCTTCCGCACCGCCGCGGACCTGGGAAGCTTCACCCTGGCGGCCCGACGGCTGGGGTACTCCCAGTCCACCGTGTCCGCCCAGATCCAGGCCCTGGAGGTCGAGGCGGGGACCCCCCTCTTCGACCGATCCGGCCGCAGGCTGGCCCTGACGGAGGAGGGACGGGGGATGCTGGACCTGGCAGAGGAGATGCTGGCCCTCCAGCGACGCATCCCCCACCTGGCGGGGGACCCCCTGGAGCCCCAGGGGGACCTGTCCGTGGCGGCGGCGGAGAGCATCACCGTGGCCCGCCTGGGGGACGTGCTGGGCCCCTTCCGGCATCGGCACCCCCGGGTGCTGGTGCGGCTGCGCAACGCCACCTGCTCCGCCATGACGGACTGGGTCCTCCACGGGGAGGCGGACCTGGCCTTCATCATCCTCCCCACGGTGCGGCACCCGGACCTGGAGAGCCTCTCCCTGGTGGAGGAGGAGCTGCTCTTCGTGGGCCCTCCGGAGGCGGAGGAGGACCTGCTCCTTCGGGCCCTGGAGGAGGGACGGCTGGAGGAGGGGTTCATCTTCACGGAGCAGGGGTGCAGCTACCGGACCCTGGCGGAGCACCTGTTCCGCCGCCACGGGGTGGTGCTGGAACACACCCTGGAACTGTGGAGCATGGAGGCCATCGGCCAGTGCGTGACCAGCGGCCTGGGGATCGCCCTCATGCCCCGGGTCTACGCCCGGGGGGGCATCGAGGCGGGGCGCTACCGGGCCCTGAAGGCCCCGCCCCTGGAGGAACCCTTCCGCACCCAGGTGGTGTGGCGGAGAAACCGTCGCCTCTCCCCCGGGGCCCGGGAGTTCCTGCGCCTCACCCGGGAGGCCGCGGAGGGCTGGCGAGCCGCCGGGAAGTTATCCACCCATCCATCCACCGAAGGGTGCACAACCCCTTCTCCCCCTGGATCGGGGCTGCCCCAAGGGGTATGA